Proteins encoded by one window of Cylindrospermum stagnale PCC 7417:
- a CDS encoding AAA family ATPase, translating to MSKSSKFPQSLLLQSPLVRLAFFDNYTMAHPRLEETFNLLKLLVSNSGESRVIFIYGPTGVGKTTLRLLIEKWLIETNQHELEADRGWLPVASVEAVVQKSGLFNSKDHIKRCLFALHEPLIDQKIDYGTRGIYRNSNGQIVIESKVIETDLGWALEQALKHRKPKIFFIDEAHHMLMIASGRKLTDLPEAIKSLANRTSVVHGLVGTYELLTLHDVGDQLSRRSAYVHFPRYRADCTQDREIFQSVVWGFQLNMPLVEEPDLVSHWDYCYERSLGCVGILKNWFQNALFDAMTEGANTVKIQHLERRALSVAQCRNILKKIKEGENNHAQIEAEVSQLRAELGLPSLGAVADDSESQTLKTLQLGTQKGRLRRKPGQPKPKRHQVGNQ from the coding sequence ATGTCTAAATCCTCTAAATTCCCTCAATCTCTACTGTTGCAATCACCGCTAGTGCGGTTGGCTTTCTTCGATAACTATACAATGGCACACCCTCGGTTAGAAGAAACCTTCAATTTACTCAAGCTTTTGGTTAGTAATTCTGGTGAATCACGAGTTATTTTTATTTACGGGCCAACTGGAGTTGGTAAAACAACCCTGCGGCTGCTGATTGAAAAGTGGCTGATTGAGACGAACCAACACGAATTAGAAGCTGACAGAGGTTGGTTGCCAGTTGCATCAGTTGAGGCAGTAGTTCAAAAATCTGGACTTTTCAATTCAAAAGATCATATCAAACGCTGCTTATTTGCCCTTCATGAACCATTAATTGACCAGAAAATAGACTATGGGACGCGAGGTATATATCGTAATAGCAATGGGCAAATTGTTATTGAATCAAAAGTTATTGAAACTGACTTGGGATGGGCATTAGAACAAGCTCTCAAGCATCGTAAACCCAAAATTTTTTTTATTGATGAAGCTCATCACATGCTGATGATAGCTTCCGGGCGCAAGCTCACAGATTTACCAGAAGCTATTAAGTCCCTTGCCAATAGAACAAGTGTTGTGCATGGGTTAGTTGGCACCTATGAACTGCTCACCTTACACGATGTAGGGGATCAATTGAGTCGGCGTAGTGCCTATGTACACTTTCCCCGCTACCGTGCTGACTGCACCCAGGACAGGGAGATATTTCAAAGCGTGGTGTGGGGTTTTCAACTGAATATGCCCCTTGTTGAGGAGCCGGATTTAGTTTCTCATTGGGATTACTGTTATGAGCGAAGTCTCGGCTGCGTAGGGATTCTCAAAAATTGGTTTCAGAATGCGCTCTTCGATGCCATGACTGAAGGTGCGAACACCGTTAAAATTCAACATTTAGAACGGCGTGCCCTATCTGTTGCCCAATGCCGGAACATTCTCAAGAAAATTAAGGAAGGTGAAAACAATCATGCACAAATTGAAGCAGAAGTTTCTCAACTGCGTGCAGAACTTGGTTTGCCATCTTTAGGAGCCGTTGCAGATGATTCGGAGTCACAGACATTGAAAACTCTACAATTAGGTACTCAAAAAGGACGTTTAAGAAGAAAACCTGGACAACCCAAACCCAAGCGGCATCAAGTAGGCAATCAGTAA